The following proteins are co-located in the Thermoplasmata archaeon genome:
- the rpl18a gene encoding 50S ribosomal protein L18Ae: MPMYTVSGRFYARRDDWQVFHKQHDAPTPDQAREWALSEIGGCHGIQRRNIRIDTIAEVLPE, encoded by the coding sequence ATGCCGATGTACACCGTTTCAGGCCGGTTCTATGCGCGCCGGGACGACTGGCAAGTGTTCCACAAGCAGCACGACGCCCCCACACCGGACCAGGCACGGGAGTGGGCGCTCAGCGAGATCGGAGGCTGCCATGGGATCCAGCGGCGGAACATCCGCATCGATACGATCGCCGAGGTACTGCCGGAATGA